The window CGAGAACGATCACCTGGTCATTGCGCTTAATCTTTGCCATTTCCTCAATCTCCTACTTGGCCTCGGCAATCTGTCGGAGCCGGATTCCGATCAGCGGTTCAGCCTTCGGCTGACGCGCTCACTTACTAACCTGCGGACTCGCTCCTAGATAACCTCAGGCGCGAGCGACACAATCTTCAAAAACTTCTTCTCACGCAGCTCGCGCGCAACCGGACCGAACACACGCGTGCCGACCGGCTCCATCGCATCGTTGATCACCACAGCCGCGTTCTGGTCGAAGCGGATGTAGGTTCCGTCGCGCCGCCGATACTCCTTGCGCGTGCGGACGATCACCGCCTTCACAACCTTGCCCTTCTTCACCGTGCCGTCCGGCGAAGCTTCCTTCACCGCCGCCGTGACCACGTCACCCAGGCCAGCCTTCTTGCCGAGT of the Acidobacteriaceae bacterium genome contains:
- the rplN gene encoding 50S ribosomal protein L14 — its product is MAVQMRTMLDVADNSGARKLQMILPLGGGLGKKAGLGDVVTAAVKEASPDGTVKKGKVVKAVIVRTRKEYRRRDGTYIRFDQNAAVVINDAMEPVGTRVFGPVARELREKKFLKIVSLAPEVI